A stretch of the Streptosporangium sp. NBC_01755 genome encodes the following:
- a CDS encoding B3/B4 domain-containing protein, producing the protein MIEDIWVDPAVSALRPDFAVLVMGVYGLRNGPTDDRSRAWLAEAAEKAVAVDDARVEAWREAYRAFGAKPQRTRPSVDALVRRMPPPEINLVVDAYNAISIRHGLPIGGEDLTRYEGTARLVRAAGDEPFEVVERGEPAIDHPEIGEVVWRDDRGVTCRRWNWRQCVRTRITEETTDALFLLERLAPLSTEELRAAGDELAGLLEDITPRIQLEFRLVGLN; encoded by the coding sequence GTGATCGAGGACATCTGGGTGGACCCCGCCGTCAGCGCGCTCAGGCCGGACTTCGCGGTGCTGGTGATGGGAGTGTACGGGCTGCGCAACGGGCCGACGGACGACAGGTCGCGGGCCTGGCTGGCAGAGGCGGCCGAGAAGGCGGTGGCGGTCGACGACGCGAGGGTCGAGGCGTGGCGGGAGGCCTACCGGGCATTCGGCGCCAAGCCGCAGCGGACCCGGCCCTCGGTGGACGCCCTGGTCAGACGGATGCCGCCGCCGGAGATCAACCTGGTGGTCGACGCCTACAACGCGATCAGCATCAGGCACGGCCTGCCGATCGGCGGAGAGGACCTGACCCGCTACGAGGGGACGGCCCGTCTGGTGCGCGCGGCCGGCGACGAGCCGTTCGAGGTCGTCGAGAGAGGCGAGCCCGCGATCGACCACCCGGAGATCGGCGAGGTCGTCTGGCGCGACGACCGGGGCGTCACCTGCCGCCGGTGGAACTGGCGGCAGTGCGTCCGCACCCGGATCACCGAGGAGACGACGGATGCGCTGTTCCTGCTGGAGCGGCTCGCGCCCCTGTCCACCGAGGAGTTGCGCGCCGCCGGAGACGAGCTGGCCGGCCTGCTCGAAGATATTACCCCGAGGATACAGCTAGAATTCCGACTGGTCGGATTGAACTGA